From a single Nitrospirota bacterium genomic region:
- a CDS encoding polyprenyl synthetase family protein, with protein sequence MDIKAYLREKRELIDSYLKSYFDTIFEPSILHRSITYSLFAGGKRVRPILAFASHEACGGKSKNIIPQAAALELIHTYSLIHDDLPAMDNDDLRRGKRTNHKVFGEAMAILAGDALLTEAFYMMVKKNTDFTIIKPTTLIKVIREVAIAAGIHGMVGGQAQDIISENDKPDEDKVQFIHKHKTAALITASVKIGALLANADKMQIKAITDYGTNLGLAFQIIDDILDIEGTTDTLGKTAGSDIKKKKMTYPAVLGITGSRNRAKDLITTAIDSLSIFSHKADILRKLAIYLYERKA encoded by the coding sequence ATGGACATAAAAGCTTATTTACGAGAAAAGCGTGAATTAATTGACTCATATTTAAAATCTTATTTTGATACTATATTTGAACCTTCTATACTCCATCGTTCAATAACATATTCATTATTTGCTGGTGGGAAGAGAGTAAGACCTATACTTGCATTTGCTTCTCATGAGGCATGTGGAGGAAAATCTAAAAATATAATTCCTCAAGCAGCAGCACTTGAGCTTATACATACATATTCCCTTATACATGATGATTTGCCCGCAATGGATAATGATGACCTGAGACGTGGAAAAAGAACAAATCATAAGGTTTTTGGAGAAGCAATGGCAATCCTTGCAGGAGACGCACTCCTTACGGAGGCTTTTTATATGATGGTAAAAAAAAATACTGACTTTACTATAATAAAACCCACAACGCTAATAAAAGTAATTCGTGAAGTTGCAATAGCTGCAGGTATTCATGGAATGGTTGGAGGTCAGGCTCAGGATATAATCTCTGAAAATGATAAACCTGATGAAGACAAGGTCCAATTTATTCATAAGCATAAAACAGCAGCTCTAATTACAGCTTCAGTAAAGATTGGAGCTTTACTTGCAAATGCAGATAAGATGCAGATAAAGGCAATTACAGACTATGGCACCAATTTAGGACTTGCTTTTCAGATTATTGATGATATACTGGATATTGAAGGGACTACAGACACTTTAGGTAAAACAGCAGGTTCTGACATAAAGAAAAAGAAGATGACATATCCGGCAGTCCTTGGCATAACAGGATCTCGTAACAGGGCTAAGGATTTAATAACAACTGCTATAGACTCCCTCAGTATATTTTCACATAAAGCAGATATTTTGAGGAAGTTAGCAATTTATCTATATGAAAGGAAAGCATGA